The following coding sequences are from one Streptomyces sp. NBC_01232 window:
- a CDS encoding VOC family protein has protein sequence MNRPVSGTLHHVELWVPDLDRAVASLGWLLEALGHTPYQHWADGRSWRLGPTYLVVEQSPALTADRHDRCRPGLNHLAFHVEDAAAVERLAEESQHHGWHLMFPDRHPYAGGPQHCAAYLENDDGFEIELVALRT, from the coding sequence GTGAACCGGCCGGTCAGCGGCACGCTCCATCACGTGGAGCTGTGGGTGCCGGACCTCGACCGCGCGGTCGCCTCGCTCGGCTGGCTCCTGGAGGCCCTGGGCCACACCCCTTACCAGCACTGGGCCGACGGCCGCAGCTGGCGGCTCGGGCCGACGTACCTGGTCGTGGAGCAGTCCCCGGCCCTGACCGCCGACCGGCACGACCGCTGCCGCCCGGGCCTGAACCACCTGGCCTTCCACGTCGAGGACGCGGCGGCGGTCGAGCGGCTGGCCGAGGAGTCGCAGCACCACGGCTGGCACCTGATGTTCCCCGACCGCCACCCGTACGCCGGCGGCCCACAGCACTGCGCCGCCTACCTGGAGAACGACGACGGCTTCGAGATCGAGCTCGTCGCCCTCCGTACGTGA
- a CDS encoding ClpX C4-type zinc finger protein → MGERAVALSDTLAEPARCSFCGRLSTEVGKLIAGPGVHICNECVALSASIIDGSLGDTARPRVPVWESMADEEMLGHIPRVAVHIDQAEADLRSWVQELRRRGVTWTRIGEALGITRQSAWERFSGEE, encoded by the coding sequence ATGGGAGAGCGCGCCGTGGCACTGTCCGACACCCTGGCCGAGCCTGCCCGGTGCTCCTTCTGCGGCAGGCTGAGCACCGAAGTCGGCAAGCTGATCGCCGGCCCCGGCGTGCACATCTGCAACGAGTGCGTGGCACTCTCCGCGTCGATCATCGACGGGAGCCTCGGCGACACCGCGCGACCGCGCGTGCCGGTCTGGGAGTCGATGGCCGACGAGGAGATGCTGGGTCACATTCCGCGTGTTGCCGTGCACATCGACCAGGCGGAGGCGGACCTGCGCTCGTGGGTGCAGGAACTGCGCCGACGGGGCGTCACCTGGACCAGGATCGGCGAAGCCCTCGGGATCACCCGCCAGTCCGCATGGGAGCGGTTCTCGGGCGAGGAGTGA
- a CDS encoding MepB family protein produces MTTHHEHSVPPRSGPWPDTATAHMDLVAAKELVYDPCGFTCSQPVPEAEGADYAAHAFTLDGLAVRFRAAKTTPTKVGQFVTVWKRSAAGPIAPFDTTDPVDLFVIGVRDEHHFGQFVLPMDVLRRHGVVSTDGVGGKRAFRVYPPWVTTANRQADRTQTWQLEHFLRLHRDEPVDLARARELYK; encoded by the coding sequence ATGACGACGCACCACGAGCACTCAGTCCCGCCCCGCTCCGGGCCGTGGCCGGACACCGCCACGGCCCACATGGACCTCGTCGCGGCGAAGGAGCTCGTGTACGACCCCTGCGGATTCACCTGTTCTCAGCCGGTCCCCGAGGCCGAGGGCGCCGACTACGCCGCCCACGCCTTCACCCTGGACGGCCTCGCCGTCCGGTTCCGCGCGGCCAAGACGACCCCCACGAAGGTCGGCCAGTTCGTCACCGTCTGGAAGCGGTCCGCTGCCGGGCCCATCGCGCCGTTCGACACCACGGACCCCGTGGACCTCTTCGTCATCGGAGTCCGCGACGAGCACCACTTCGGCCAGTTCGTCCTCCCCATGGACGTACTCCGCCGGCACGGTGTCGTCTCGACGGACGGCGTCGGCGGGAAGCGCGCCTTCCGCGTGTACCCGCCCTGGGTGACCACCGCCAACCGCCAGGCCGACCGGACGCAGACGTGGCAGCTGGAGCACTTCCTGCGCCTGCACCGGGACGAGCCCGTCGACCTGGCCCGCGCCCGGGAGCTCTACAAGTGA
- a CDS encoding TOBE domain-containing protein codes for MQLYTIGEAAQLLRVSTDTARRWADAGRFPTVRDGNKRMVEGVHLAAFCVTLAREAAEGDGESSTSVRNALPGIVTAVTLGEVAAQVEIQAGPHRVVSLLTREAVEELGLAVGVQAVARVKSTSVHIDLG; via the coding sequence CAACTCCTCCGCGTCAGCACCGACACCGCCCGCCGCTGGGCGGACGCGGGCCGCTTCCCGACCGTGCGCGACGGCAACAAGCGCATGGTCGAGGGCGTGCACCTGGCCGCGTTCTGCGTGACGCTCGCCCGGGAGGCCGCGGAGGGCGACGGCGAGTCCTCCACCTCGGTGCGCAACGCGCTGCCGGGGATCGTGACGGCGGTGACGCTCGGCGAGGTGGCCGCCCAGGTCGAGATCCAGGCCGGCCCGCACCGCGTGGTCTCGCTGCTGACCCGGGAGGCGGTCGAGGAGCTCGGTCTCGCGGTCGGCGTGCAGGCCGTGGCCCGCGTGAAGTCGACCAGCGTCCACATCGACCTCGGCTGA